Within Thermoprotei archaeon, the genomic segment CGGGCACCTTAATACTTTCACTAACATGACCTTCAGACCAATATCCTCTAAGTTTATCATTTCCTGTTAAACCCCATGTATAGTATAACACCTTAGCATAATTAGGAATACGAAATGCAGGAAAATTATATGTGGTAAAAAGAAAATCATCTTTAAGTCTCGTACCTTTTAATGTGCGTAAGGCCTCCATTTCGAAAATTACAGCATTGACACGTGAATAGTGTTTTATTCTAGTTTCGACAAGACGTTTATCAACCAGATACCATCTAAAATTCCACCCCTCGTACCTACCAACGTTATCTCTTCCATAAAAATGTTTAATTTTTGGCTTGGTAATCCTTGATAATACGAGTTCAATTCCATTAACATATAGAATTGGTTGAATATCCCAGACAAGCTCCTCCTCATCTATGCTCAATGAACTGATACCAAACTTTTCATCAATATTAACTTTAAGCATCTCATCATTAATTATTAATCAAACTAAATAAAGTTTTAAAATGAAATTACTAATTATAGAGCATAAAAACATAGAATATCCAGGTTCTAACCGCGGAGTCAACATGTGAGCTTCTCCACGACTGAGTTCAGGAGCTTCCAGCATTTAGGATGGGCTTTAAGCTCATTCCTTCATTTGTCGATTTGCGGAGCTCGCAACTCCACCATCTCACAGAGCTCATTACAACCTGAAAGCCTCGCCTCTTTAGGGCGGGGAGGAAGCCAGATCCTACACAACCTGCTATAATAGCAACTAAGGCTGGAAGCCAAATTTCGATCATCAGGTTAATAGCACTTTTACGGGAAGCAACAATCATAGTTGCAATCGAAGTGAGGATGAGAAGAAAGAAGAGTAATATTTTTGGGTTTTGTGACTTTAAGATAGCCCACGATATTTGTAAAACATGTTAAGTCCCAAAGCGATACCAAGGCCTTTCTCCAGATTTTTTCTTTCATCTTCAATGGAGGTCAAAGAGGCGTTGTAACAAAGCCTTATGGCAGCAATTCCCGCAATTACTTCAGTTCAGATGGAATTTATTTCATCCACATCGGGAGCATCCCAAATTTAGTGAGTTAACGTTATAAACTTTTGCCCATTCATCCCAGCAAAGTCCTAAGTTTTCTGGATACCCATCTATATAAGTAAGGAAACTGTATTTTGGTATTTCATATTAAGAAAAAACATAACTACGTTAATTATTTATGCCAGAATGAAACAAGAATTATTATGAATAGACCTCCCGGACAAGTTTATGTTCGTAATTTCATTATATACACTGTAAATGGTATACCTAATGTTAACATTAATGATTATAGATTAACTATAAATGGATTAGTTGATAATCCAGTATCATTGACTTATGACGATATACTTAAATTACCATCAATAAAGATGACCAGTGATTTTCATTGTGTGACGAAATGGAGTGTACCAAACGTAATTTGGGAAGGAGTTAGTTTTAGAACAATAATAGATCTAGTAAAGGTTAGGCCTGAAGCAAGATATGTGTTCTTTGAATGTTTAGATGGTTATACAACAACAGTTTCCATAGAAGATGTGAAAACCGATGATGCGATATTGGTGTACAAAATGAATAATAAACCGCTAGAACCAGAAAATGGTTTTCCTATCAGGCCATTCATTCCCCATCTATATGGCTGGAAAAGCGCAAAATGGTTATCAAAAATAACCTTTGTAGAGAAATATATCGATGGTTATTGGGAATTGCGCGGTTATCATGAGAGAGGAAACGTATGGAATGAAGAGCGTTTCAAATCAGAAATATGGAAAAACTTTAAAAAACATACAATGTAGTAAAAGATCAGCGCATTATCATAAAGATATAAATATCTTTTAATGTTTCTCTAAAAATTGTTTTATACCTATGCGAGCTTCTTCAGAAAGTAAAAACAATGCGATTTCTCTAAAAATGGATGTATAATCTATAAGGCTTAACTGTCTCATCATGACATCTTTTGTAATCCGAGCAAGCAAAGGAGTAGTTAGTGATATCTCTTTCACGACACTTATAACCCATTTTTCTAAATCATTCTTGTCAACAACATAATTTATCATGCCCCATTCATAAGCTTCTTCGGCTGTTACTTTACGACCAGTCAAAACCATCTCAAGTAACCTTTTTCTACCTAATGCAGGTAACCCTATAACCAATGCTAATGCAGGACCTACACCTATTCTTCCTTGAGAAAGAGAAAAGTATGAATCCCTCACGGCTACCGCAAGATCAGAAGCTAAAATTAACTCAACACCAGCACCATAAGCAGGACCATTAACAGCAGCCATTACCGGTTTTGGACTTCTTAATATCAATTCAAAAACTGGCCGTATATGATCCAAAAATAAATTTAGAGCATCATCAAAGCTCTTAAGAGAATTCAAATCCTCAATATCTTCTCCTGCACAGAAAAATCTCCCAATACCGCTTATAACAATAACACGCACATTTTTATTTTTAGATGCATCAATCAATTCATTTTTTAAACTATCCCACATCTTTACATTTATTGCGTTCAGCTTCTCAGGTCTGTTTAAGAAAATCCAATAAGCATTTTCATATATTTTACTCTCTATACTCATTACACACCACAACTATATTAGGAGTTAAAAACTTTTATTTTTCACCATAAAATCCGCTTTCACTATACGACAAAATAACACAAACCAAACGCACATCCCTCCTTAATATCTCATCCAAAATGAACACCTCAATGAAAATATAACAATGATGTTATTTTTACGACTTATATCCTCTAAGTAAAAGCTAACATCAACCTGTCTACTTCTCCAATTTTGTTGAAAATCCCTAATGTATTAGGGATCATGTTAATTTATTCGTTTTTATTACAAAGCATGAGGTGTAAAAGTTGGTTAGACCTGTGGATTTTAAATCAAAACCAATAGACCCAGACTTTGATAAAAAATATCCAGTAACAGGCAAACATCACGATCATGAAGTTAGAGCTGAAGGTATGGAAAGAGAATCTGGCGAACCCGGAAAACCTTATCCCACAAAACTTGGTATTCATGGCACGCATGTGGCAGTAGACTGGGATTCTTGTATTGCAGATGGTGCATGCATGGATGTATGTCCAGTTAATGTCTTTGAGTGGGCTTTTAACCCAGGAGCTGCTGGTACAGGTAAGGATAGAATAATAGATCCTAATAATCCAGCTGATAAGGAACTCTGGGAGAAATATAGGACCGATAAATCAGATCCTGTGAGAGAAGCTGATTGCATATATTGCATGGCTTGTGTTGCTGCATGCCCTGTAGCAGCAATTAAAGTAACACCACCATAAGTTCAATTAAAAATAAGTCTCCAAACCTTTTTTAGTAGTTTCCTTATACATTACTTCCTTTAATTTTTTGAAATCTTCCTCAATCTGTGATCGTAATTGAGGATTATAGAGAGCAGCGGCCGGGTGAAGAGTTGGCATCACATGCACGTTGATCCCTGATATTGATATATTAAAAAGTTGTCCTCTAACGCTTGTTATGTTTTTTACTTTAATTCCAGATTTGGTTAGTACATAGTTTGTTGAGTGTTTTCCTAAAGTTACAATAATTTTTGGTTTTATTATAGCGATTTGTTTATCAAGATAAGGTGTGCATGTTTGGACCTCATCCGGATATGGATCTCTATTTTCTGGAGGTCGGCATTTTACTACATTTGTTATGTATACTGATGATCTTGGTATTTTAAGAACATTTACTATTAGCTCAGTAAGAAGTTTTCCTGCGGCTCCTACAAACGGTCTTCCCTGTATATCCTCATTATATCCGGGAGCTTCTCCTATGAACATTATTTCTGCATGAGGATTACCTTCTCCGGGCACAGCATTCTTTCTAAACTGATGAAGACGACATTTAATACAAATTTTAATCTCATTACCCAGTTTTTCTATCTCATCGTTCATACATTATCCAGAGTAGATAATAAATTATAATAATTTATACTTAAACCACAAAAATGAAAAACTCTGCACTGAAAAATTTGCATTCTCAAGAAAAGCAGTAATTAATAGATCTGAACATCTTAGAAGCAAGGATCTCCTAACTTTGGTCGTTGAAAGTGTCGATCTGCTAGAACATGAGTTATGACGAATGACCGTGAGGATCCTCACTTGTTTCCATAAATGAGAGAACATACTTATCACAATGATGTTGAGTTAAAATGATGCGACTATCAGTCTTTCATATACTTATATCTTAAAAAGCTGGATTTTTAATGGTTTTATAAATTTGTTATGAACTTGGTTAGTGCCATTATTATTCCATGTTCATACAAATCAGTTCTGGAAATAATTCCTCTCGTAAGTATGCCTATTGCTCCCTCTTCATACTTTATATTTTTTCTCCCTGATATGTCATCCATAATTAATCCAAGTTCTTCTCCAGATAATAATCTAGGAAGGATTTTGGATGGGCATTCAAACCATCCAGAAAAACCTGTGGATACTTCTCCAGATTTTGATAGTATAACAATAAATCCCATACAATAATACCTTTCAAACAATTTTATGACACCCCCCTCGATACCGACACCGAAGTCAGCGTTTTGAACGAGTTTCAATGCATTTTTAGCACGATTAAAAGAACCATGAAATACTTGTTCATTAATTGGTTGCGAAGGTACATAAGAATTAACATTGACTCCTACTACCTCAATATCTTTATAAAACTTAGAGAACGCTCTCCTTGTGGCCTCAATTTTAATTTTATTTGTTGAACCCACTGCTATGATCATATAGTTAAAATTAATTATAACCAAAAAATAAGTTTTTTGGTTATGCTGACTGAAACCTAAGAAGAGCTTCAGGCTAACCTGAAGCTTGACCCCCATGCATCGGTTACTCTCCAAGTACTTGAAGAGTAAAACACATCTCATCGATGTGTTTTCCGATTACATGGGTTGGTCTTTCTCTTAGGTTTCAGTCAGCAATTATCAGTATTTCTAACATAAATATATCTCTTATCAATTTTTAAGTTGACGTAATTTGTTTCATGTAAAATATCAAATTATTTGTTTAAAATTCAAAAGTATAGTAATAAGTTTTTAGAAATGTTTAGGATATGTTTATTTAGGTCCTTCTTTTTTGTGTATTGTTATGGTCCAGAATGAGTATTTTGAGAGAGACCTCGATCTACTTATAGATAGGATGAAGGATTTTACTGATTCTACTACTATGGATGGTTTATTGAGGATTAAAGATAAGTTGGTTGATATGAGTAGAAGATTATTGGTGAAGATTAATCATTCTGTTATGGAGGTTCTTGTTGCACGCCATCTTTTGGAGAAAGGATTTATAGTTGATGTTGAACATAATTTAAATAATAACATAGTTTGTGATGTATACGGCGAACGAGGGAACGTGATCCATATTGTTGAGGTTGAGACTGGGTTTGTTCCTCCTGAAAATGCTCTGGATCCTGTAACATATTGGAATATAAGAGTTGCCGCAAAAATTGCACGTTACAGTATTTTTTCTCATAAGTTTAGCTTGGCTGTTCCACCATATCACATTCTAAAAATACCTGTGATCTTTCTTGAACCTCCTGAGAATAGAAGTGATGAATCATTGGTTATGTTAAAAGGTCTCGTGGATAGATATTATAGAAATCCTCCCGTTACTATGGATGAGTTAAAGAAAGCTCACTTAGAAACTGTTATAATAGTCAATGTTGATAGGCTTGAAACAAGTGAATTAACACTTAATAATTATATGAAGTTACATAATATAGATTATTTCTATTTTTAATGACCTGAAAAGATAATCTATATGAATTACCTTGAAGAATGAATTTTCAATTATTTTGCTAATGCACATTTTAGTATGAAACTCAAAAGATAGTAGGTTAATAAACTAGGATAACCAAGCTTATATTCTAGGTTTTAGATATAAGCACGTGAATTATTGTGATAAAGCTTAGGTATGTTGGTGATAAAAATATTGAAGTAAGAACATTGATAGCTGGCTTACCTGGCATTGGGCTTGTTGGTAAGTTAGCTGTAGATCATTTAATTGAGGAATTAAAACCAAAACTCGTATGTGAAATATATTCAAGTGATTTTCCACCACAGGTTAATCTAAAATCGGATGGTACTGTTACAATGCCTTTAGCTTATATTTACTATTGGGATTCCGGTGATCCTAATCGTAATTTACTGATATTTACTGGTGATGCTCAACCGTCAACACCACAAGGAAATTACGAAATGGCGTCAGCTGTCCTGAAGTTTGCTAAGAAAAGAGGCGTTACCAATGTGTATACTCTGGCAGCTTTTATGACAGGACAGCATTCTGAAAACCCGAAGGTTTTTTGTGCTGCTACAGACAATGAAACAGCTAGAACATTCGAAAAAATTGGTACTATAATAATGGATAATGGCACAATTACAGGTCTTAATGGTATTCTAGTTGGACTTGCGAGACTTATGAATATGAGGGGGGCGTGTTTACTAGGAGAGACATCAGGTTATGTTGTGGATGCAGGTGCTGCAAAGGCGGCACTCAAAGTACTTACAACAGCGTTATCTATAGAAATCAACTTAAATGCGCTCGAAGAAAAAGCCAAAGAACTCAATATGTTCATGAGAAAAATGGCCGAAGGAGCAGAGCGTGAAGAATATAGAGAAACAAGAAAAGGGAAAGAACCCCCACCACCGTACATAGGTTAATATCTTTACGTTTTAACACTCTCTAAGATTAAAGTTAAAAAGATTCCTGCTTTCGAATTCATCCATTTATTATTATCCTTTTATCTCACTTTTTCGTCCTACTTTTTCAGAGAGATTTCTGCAAAAATAAATTATGAGAAGCTGGATCACAGTTTTTTGGTATCTACCAAAAAAGGCAAACTACTCTGTTATTCTGATATTGAAAAGGAAGATTTTTGCTTTAATTTTTACTAAGAATATTCGAAAGAAAGTCTAAAACTTTACTTCTAATGAGATGTATTATTGATAGGCTTAAGCATGTATGATACTTTTAGACAAGTTGTTCTCAAGCAGGCTATGAACATATAGCTCATGTAGGTGTTGCATTTGGTACAGTTCGGAAAACGGTACAACAAAAGCCCTTAGAGTCTGAAGAATAGGGAATTCTCTGTCTTTAGACTTAACGAATGTCAATAAGAAGAAAATCATTACGTTAGATGTAGATTGTTGAGAGAGCGATACTCTTCTTGACTAAGGTCGAGAGGTTCCTGCTTCTAAGAAACTTGTTGCTTTTTTAGGATCTTGCATCATTCCATCTGAGAAGTGTAGTGTGTCATGTACTGTTTTGCTTCAGGGAAGGTGAGCAATACTCAAAAATCACATCCAAAACACCTATTAAGCACATCAACAATTCACTCTAAATAATAGACTTTCTTATCGAGCTCTTTGCACTCATCATTTCTAGCTTTAAATAAAAACTCTTATATATTGATTTTAATACTATAATTTTAGAATGAGAAAGAAGACATCAAAAGCAATACTTATGCTTATCCTATTAATTCTTGTTATTATGATTGCTTCACGGCATTATTCTTATCATGGTTATAATATTAACTCAATAGCTGAAATAAGTGCTTTTTGGAGTTCTAATTTAGTAATTATTATCAATGTGTTGTTTTTATTTTTCTCATTTTTACCATTAGTTATTGAATTAGGTCTCATTTTATTTTTAATTAAGAATAGACGTGAAATAATAGAACTCATGAGGAATTGGAAAAGTGATGGAATGAGGTCTCAAAAGAAGCAGCGTAACTTATTAATGCAGATTCTTGCATGGACTTTAGTTATCGCTCTCTTAGCTTTTACTAACATTAGCAAGCGTCCATTAACAACAGGAATCCAATTATCTAATTCGACAAAATTTTCTGGTGCCAATTTAAGCATAAGCACAAATTTCTTTCCATCATATATTCAAGAATCTATGCGTAATGTATTTTCTATTATCAATAATTTCTCATTAGTTGCCTTTGGTATTTTATTGCTGATAGTTGTTACATTCGGCATTTGGTCGTTTCATGGTAAGAGAGAACTTTACAGTTCGAGTAATGATTCAGATAAGCAACTTGAGAATATTATTATAAATACATTGCATGAATTAGAGAATCCTTTTATACAAAGTGATACAAAGAATATAATAATTAGGTGTTATGATGAGATGTGCAGAATTATAAAGGAGGCTGGTAAAGAACCAAAATCATACGAAACTGTAAGAGAATTTGAAAAAGCATGTCTGCAAACTTTTCAATGGTTACCAGCTAAACCACTTCATGCCTTAACGCTATTATTCGAGGAAACTCTTTATAGTAACCATGAAATTACTGATGATAAAATTAAAATTGCGATAAGTTCTCTTGAGGAAATACGTAAAAGTATGGCTGTTAAAAATGCTAACCACTAAGTTCGTAATAACGGCAACATTTGTGTATATTATATCTATGGTATCAATAATAACCTTTGCAGATTATTATTTAATTAAATATTTGATAGCTTTAGTCTCGGCGTTATATCTCTTTTCAATAGGTCTAAAAATTTTTAACACACAAGGCGATAAGAATCAAGAGAATATACTTATTAAAGAACCTAGGAGTAGGACGGAATATTTGCAATCCCTAATTGATCATCTCATAAAAAACAAAGATAAAAATGCAACATTGACCATACTTACAGAGGAGATCAGGGATATTGGATCTAGAATATTAGCCGCATATTTCAAAATCAATGTTTCGGAAGTTAGATCTCTGCCACTAGAAACGCTCCTTAGTGTTGTGAATAAGACTACAGCAAGAATTATTAAAGGCGAAGATCAACTTCATAACGAAAAAGAATTATTTAGTGTGATAAGCGATTTAAAAAGATTGCTTCAAAACTTTTAAAGCTAAGATGCATGAATGATAAAATGGAAAAGTAAAAAACAAAATATACATTTAACGTGCATTCTTATTTATTTGCTATGGTCTTTCACTGAACAACCTCGGCTAATGCAAATCTATTTCCAACACGTGTAATCTTCACTTTTACGTGATCGCCTTTCTTAGTGTTAGGCACAAAAATCACGAAACCTTTTATTCGTGCCACACCATCTCCACGTTGACTCACTTCTGTAATGTCTACTTCGTGTACCTCGCCTACGCTAACTGGTTTTGGTGCGTATCGTGCTGGAAATCTTCTTTCTCCCATTCTATTTTCACCTCCTTCCTACGTTAACGTGATCAAGAACTGAGCACTACGTAAAAGAACGCAGTGCACAGCCCTTAACCACGCTCAGAATTAATTCCACTTGGCTATATTTAAATCTATGCACACCTTAAAATGATGCTTTTGATATGAATAGTTATTCTTGAAATCTTAAAGTTTCTATACCTCTTTAATCTTCATTACACTGTCTCAATATGCTCTTGACTGAATTAGAAATTAAAGGAAATTTTTATTTAGCTACTTTATAGTACATCTAGTGAGACATGATGCAGCCAATAGTGGTATTTATTACGTGTCCTAATGTATTTGAAGGGCAACGCATTACTAAGATACTTATTGAAAATAAACTTGCAGCATGCATCAATTTAGTAAAAGACATAAAATCGGTTTATTGGTGGAAGGGGAATATAGAAACATCGAACGAAGTATTATTAATTGTTAAAAGTGATGCAAAAATATTGGATAAACTCATAGAAGTAGTAAAAAGTAATCACAGCTACACAGTACCTGAAATTATAGCAATACCGATCGTTGGTGGGAATCAAGATTATCTGAAATGGATCAATGAAATCATATCATGAAATTTAGCAAAGGGTTGGACAGCAGCTCCCAAATAGATAGATTTTTTATAGATGTTTAGTGTATTAAAGAATGCATGAACGTGCCCGATATGTGGTGGTAAATTGGCACCGAATGGGCACGTCTAAACATGCTCAGGATGAGGGGAGCCCCGTTGCCCCAGAAAGCCCTCTATGAAATTGAGGGGGAAGGGACGAAAGTCCATGAATCCCACAACGGTAGAATTCTTAGTTATAACTGAAAACCTGTTTTTAGAAATCACTAAAAAGGCTTTATGAACAAATGTTAATTAATTCTACTTGTTATATAATAAGAGATGATACGGTACTCGCCACGTCGTAGAATTTCAGATAGTGTTGCAGATGATAGATTAAGTTTTTTAGCTAAGGATGTTAAATTTGTTTTTCTAGGAAAATCATAATAACCAAGTTCATAAGCAATCCTAATTATACTATCTTGTTTAGGTGTTAAAATAGTCTTATTTCTAGCATAAGTTATGCTCTTTACTCTCATCTGCATACCAATCTCATGCAACTGTTTCAAGATCTTTCTTAAA encodes:
- a CDS encoding sulfite oxidase-like oxidoreductase; translation: MNRPPGQVYVRNFIIYTVNGIPNVNINDYRLTINGLVDNPVSLTYDDILKLPSIKMTSDFHCVTKWSVPNVIWEGVSFRTIIDLVKVRPEARYVFFECLDGYTTTVSIEDVKTDDAILVYKMNNKPLEPENGFPIRPFIPHLYGWKSAKWLSKITFVEKYIDGYWELRGYHERGNVWNEERFKSEIWKNFKKHTM
- a CDS encoding enoyl-CoA hydratase/isomerase family protein; amino-acid sequence: MSIESKIYENAYWIFLNRPEKLNAINVKMWDSLKNELIDASKNKNVRVIVISGIGRFFCAGEDIEDLNSLKSFDDALNLFLDHIRPVFELILRSPKPVMAAVNGPAYGAGVELILASDLAVAVRDSYFSLSQGRIGVGPALALVIGLPALGRKRLLEMVLTGRKVTAEEAYEWGMINYVVDKNDLEKWVISVVKEISLTTPLLARITKDVMMRQLSLIDYTSIFREIALFLLSEEARIGIKQFLEKH
- a CDS encoding ferredoxin family protein, giving the protein MVRPVDFKSKPIDPDFDKKYPVTGKHHDHEVRAEGMERESGEPGKPYPTKLGIHGTHVAVDWDSCIADGACMDVCPVNVFEWAFNPGAAGTGKDRIIDPNNPADKELWEKYRTDKSDPVREADCIYCMACVAACPVAAIKVTPP
- the udg gene encoding type-4 uracil-DNA glycosylase, which translates into the protein MNDEIEKLGNEIKICIKCRLHQFRKNAVPGEGNPHAEIMFIGEAPGYNEDIQGRPFVGAAGKLLTELIVNVLKIPRSSVYITNVVKCRPPENRDPYPDEVQTCTPYLDKQIAIIKPKIIVTLGKHSTNYVLTKSGIKVKNITSVRGQLFNISISGINVHVMPTLHPAAALYNPQLRSQIEEDFKKLKEVMYKETTKKGLETYF
- the yjjX gene encoding inosine/xanthosine triphosphatase — translated: MIIAVGSTNKIKIEATRRAFSKFYKDIEVVGVNVNSYVPSQPINEQVFHGSFNRAKNALKLVQNADFGVGIEGGVIKLFERYYCMGFIVILSKSGEVSTGFSGWFECPSKILPRLLSGEELGLIMDDISGRKNIKYEEGAIGILTRGIISRTDLYEHGIIMALTKFITNL
- a CDS encoding proteasome assembly chaperone family protein, coding for MIKLRYVGDKNIEVRTLIAGLPGIGLVGKLAVDHLIEELKPKLVCEIYSSDFPPQVNLKSDGTVTMPLAYIYYWDSGDPNRNLLIFTGDAQPSTPQGNYEMASAVLKFAKKRGVTNVYTLAAFMTGQHSENPKVFCAATDNETARTFEKIGTIIMDNGTITGLNGILVGLARLMNMRGACLLGETSGYVVDAGAAKAALKVLTTALSIEINLNALEEKAKELNMFMRKMAEGAEREEYRETRKGKEPPPPYIG
- a CDS encoding DUF4129 domain-containing protein gives rise to the protein MRKKTSKAILMLILLILVIMIASRHYSYHGYNINSIAEISAFWSSNLVIIINVLFLFFSFLPLVIELGLILFLIKNRREIIELMRNWKSDGMRSQKKQRNLLMQILAWTLVIALLAFTNISKRPLTTGIQLSNSTKFSGANLSISTNFFPSYIQESMRNVFSIINNFSLVAFGILLLIVVTFGIWSFHGKRELYSSSNDSDKQLENIIINTLHELENPFIQSDTKNIIIRCYDEMCRIIKEAGKEPKSYETVREFEKACLQTFQWLPAKPLHALTLLFEETLYSNHEITDDKIKIAISSLEEIRKSMAVKNANH
- a CDS encoding TRAM domain-containing protein; protein product: MGERRFPARYAPKPVSVGEVHEVDITEVSQRGDGVARIKGFVIFVPNTKKGDHVKVKITRVGNRFALAEVVQ
- the cutA gene encoding divalent-cation tolerance protein CutA, yielding MMQPIVVFITCPNVFEGQRITKILIENKLAACINLVKDIKSVYWWKGNIETSNEVLLIVKSDAKILDKLIEVVKSNHSYTVPEIIAIPIVGGNQDYLKWINEIIS